The region CTCGCCGAGCCCCCCGTGGGGGGACCGGGCACGGCCGCGCTCGGCGGGCCCGCGGACGCGGTCGGGCTGCGTCTGCCGCCCGGGAGCGTGGAGGCGCTCCGGGCGCTCGCACGCACGGAAGGCGGGGCGCTGACCATGGTGCTCCTGGCCTGCTTCAAGGCCGTCCTGCACCGGTGCCTGGGCCGCCGCGCCCCGCTGGTCCTCCTCCCGGTGGCCGGGCGCGACGCCCCCGAGACGCGCGAGGCGGTCGGCGACTTCGTCAACCTCCTTCCGCTCCGCGCCGACTGCGCCGGCGACCCGACCTTCCGGGAGCTCTTCCGGCGCGTGCGCGAGCGCACGCTGGAGGCGTACGCCCACCAGGAGCTCCCCTACCTGGAGATGTGGAGGGCCGCGCACCCGGAGTGCGACCCGGACCGGATCGTGGCGCGTCCGGAGGCGGTCTTCAACTACCACAACTCCGTGAGGTCCGCGCCTGCGCTGGGCGACCTCCGGCTCCGGGTGGTGGGGGAGGTGGGCACCGGGATGGCGAGCGACGGGCTCACGCTCAACCTGTGGGACACCCCGGGGGAGGCGCTGACCGGGAGCCTCGTCTACCGCGGCGACCTGTTCGATCCCGACACGATCCGGGAGATGGCGGAGCGCTTCGAAGCGCTGCTCGAGTCGGCGGCCTCCGACCCGGACCGGCGGATCTCCGCGCAGGACCGGTAGAATCCGCTCCGCACGGGGGCGACGCGCAACACGAGACCGCGAGATCACATGCTGACGAGCTACCTGAAGATCGCGCTGCGCAACCTGCGCCAGCACCGGGCCTACTACGCGATCAACCTCCTGGGGCTGACGCTGGGGGTCGCCTCCTTCCTGCTGATCCTCCTCTTCGTCTACCAGGAGCTCAGCTA is a window of Longimicrobiaceae bacterium DNA encoding:
- a CDS encoding condensation domain-containing protein → LAEPPVGGPGTAALGGPADAVGLRLPPGSVEALRALARTEGGALTMVLLACFKAVLHRCLGRRAPLVLLPVAGRDAPETREAVGDFVNLLPLRADCAGDPTFRELFRRVRERTLEAYAHQELPYLEMWRAAHPECDPDRIVARPEAVFNYHNSVRSAPALGDLRLRVVGEVGTGMASDGLTLNLWDTPGEALTGSLVYRGDLFDPDTIREMAERFEALLESAASDPDRRISAQDR